DNA from Panthera leo isolate Ple1 chromosome D2, P.leo_Ple1_pat1.1, whole genome shotgun sequence:
TTGTCTTGTTCCTTGAGCACACCAAACCCATTACAGTCTCAGGAGTCTGTCCTCAGTAttttctttgcctggaatgcACTTCCTCAGCTTGCCCTCTCCCTTTTTCCAGGCCTCTCCTGAAATATCGCctcctcagaaaggcctttcTTGATGATCCTCCCTAAATTACTCCTCTCCATCCCCATCACTTGCTCAttgattttcactttatttttctcttaagcgTTCTTTAAGGGGTAGATCTGTTTggaacaaattctttttcttcatctgagaaCATCTTTCCTACCCCCTGTCCATTCCTTAAGGGtagttttgctgggtatagaatttgaAGTTCTTCTCATTCAGTGCTTGAGAAATGTCATGTGCTACATCTGTCTGGCTTCTGAGGTTACAGATGAGAAGTCCATCGTTTGAATTGGTGTGTTCGCCTGTAGGCAGTGTGTTGTTTCTCTCTCGCTGCTTTCAagtttgtttctctgtctttagTTTTTGTAAGTTTAATTACAATGTGTCTCGCCATGGATTTTCTTGACTTTATCCTGTTTGGACTTttctcagcttcttgaatctgtgtcTTTTGCCAGATTTGACAAGtgtttagctattatttctttggaAACCCAGCCccatcctttctcctctccttctgagacCCTGATGACATAAATTTTGGATCTTTTGTCATGGCCCCCCAAGTCCCTGAGGTTTTGTCAAATTTTTGTTCAGACCGGGTACATTTCTTGCTCTGTCCTAAGTTCACTGATTTGGTCCTGGCATCTCCGTCTGCTAGTGAGTCGATTCAGTgaggctttttgctttttttttttttgaatttctgtTAATGTACATTTCAGTTCTGTAATTTCTACCTAGTTCTTTTGTTAtaacttccatttctttgatgagatttctatattttgattgtTTCAAGAAGATTCGTTACTGATTGTTGAAGCTTTTTTATGATGTCTGCTTTAAATCCTTTTTGGATAACTCCAACATGTGATTCATCTTGCTGATAGCATCAGTTTACGGTCCTCTCTCATTCAGGTGTTACTTCTCTGTTTCTTGGTCCTACAGGTGATTTTCCATTGATCCTGGCTGTTTTGGCTAAGTACTACTTAGATCTTTAATTTTATCAGGCAGTCACGCTGCTTAGATTTAGCATGCAGGTCCTGGTCTACTTTTGTGGGGCGATGTTCCAATGACAGTTTAATGTCCAGAGGCTTTGCAGTGCTGTTTTGATCTGTTCAGTTTCTGTAGTGCCACTGGGGCCCCCAGGTCCCTGACAGTGCTGCCAGAAGGGGCAGAAGACTCCCCAGGCTAGCGCCATCTGGAGATCTAAGTGGGAGAAGGGAATCTGGCCCACAGGGACAAAGATGCTTCTTATGGTGGATCCCCTTTGGGCTGTCAACTGGCCATCCCAGTGTCCCCCAGAAGAGCGGAGTCTTGGGACCAGTGAGGAAGCAGGTCACTTCCCCTGAGCTTTTACTGTCAGTTGGGGCTGCCACACCATGCACCTTACCAGTGTGGCGGCGCTAGCTTGAGGATGTTCGCTTGTCTTGCATTAAATCCCACAGCAGCACACCCACTGGCGCCACCTTCTGTTGCCAGATTCAGAGTTGGAAGACACCGGCCTGGATCACCTGTTTCTGTTCCGCTGTTGTGTTGCTCTTCCAGGCCCGGGGTCCCTACCCCGTTGGCCTTCTTCTTTCCAACTTGCAGAGTTCTTCtttgactcttgttttttttccagggGTTACAGTTATACTTCAGATAGAAAGGCAGGGAGAAACAAGTCCAAGCCGTCTCGTCTGCACCCAGAGTCTCCTCTTAATGTTACTAGATTGGCTGGCTGTGGGCCTCTGTCATACACAGCTGACTAAAACAGATGTCCTattcaacttttcatttttgtgaccCTTGTATCTCACCAATCAAGTGTGAACATCTTCCAATGTCAATGAGCATATACTTGAATCCTAGTAAGTGGCATTATGTTATTTCATTGTATAGCTATAGCATAAAGTCAACCAGTCTTCTATAACTGAACTTTGAAGTGTAAAAAGATTTGTAGCCTCcccatatcttttttaaaaaatgtttgtttattttgagagagattgtgtgtACATGTACttgtgtgcgagcaggggaggggcagaaagagggggagagagagaatcctaagcaggctccgcactgtcagcacagagcctgactcggggctcaatcccatgaaccgtgagatcatgacctgacccaagatcaagagtcagacatctaaccgactgaaccacccaggtgccccaagcctccctgtatttctatctttttatttttttttaattgaaatcttaAACCTGCTTTTGAGGAGCAGTCAAATCCTGAAAATCAGTGTGAGGGAAGTAAGACCTGAAAAGGGAAAGACTTAGAATTAAATGGCTCAAAATGGTGTTTCTATTTCCTGGGTGCTAACATGTACCCAAACACGGAACAGAATTCAGAACTCCGTGAAGAGCTGGTATCCCGAGAGTCGATGTCACATGCCTGTGGCATAGGACATGGGGCTGGACGGTGGCTGCGCTTCTAAAGTGAGTTCTTCAACCTTGGATCTTAATTCCTCCTAGCAAGGATGATTCGATCCTTCTTTCTGAAATTACAGGTTTCATAAAATATCGTCttccctaaattaaaaaaaaattttttttttttactagttggCCTTCATCCAGATCTGGACAGGTTAATTGTCGTAAGTATGCTCagcacttaaaattatttatgcttCTTTCTTGCCTCCCTGTTCCCCAATTTCAGAGTGTTAAACAACTTGCTGATCCTAGACACCTCTCCCTGGCagtatttagcaaaaaaaaatggccaaagggCCTGTGGTGTTCTCAAGAGACAGAATGAAGGATAAGGGCTCCTAGAATCTCCTTAAACCGTAAGATGACCGTCGGAGTGGGAGAATTAAGACCTTTTCCTCcttaaaacatattatttacaGTGTGGGTTTGTGTATTCTCAGCATTGCACAGCATGatatttggggaagaaagaaaagagacatcTCCCTAGTCATTCTCAGAAATGGCAAGTTTTAAACTTGATGAACAGCACGGGGTCACTCCCGACTCTATCAGGGAATATATTTCACGAGACCCAGGTGTTTGGGAGTAAAACTACCTGCTCAAGAGCGGGCCTGTGAAAGGGAGAAATTCTTCCCGTTTTCTCTCctgatttccttctctctggacTTTGTATTTCAGTTGCGTTTCATCCACAAATAAACCCTTTCCCCTCTGGGTCAGCCTGTGCTCTTAGGCCTCCCCGGGAAGATTCCTGCATGTTTTACACATGTAAGGCTTTGTGGTTTGGGGCTCATGATTCCCCCGCCGAAGGAAGTGTGTGCTAggtgggtgtgtggggagggaagCCACGTTCGCTGCTCACCCGCACTTCTCTGCCCAGGTGTGTGTGAGATGCTTGACCTCAAGATTATCATCGCCCTTGGTGGCGGCTTACTGATTGTCACATTTGTGCTGATGGCTGTTGTCATCTGTCTTTACTACAAAGTAGCCAACGCATTGAAGTGAGTGATGTGGGTAAGAGTGAAAAATACCCCCTCAAATAGCATACCTGGGGCTCTCTGCTTGAGCAAGGTCATTCCTTGCCCTGTGGGCCCACCCTGGGTGAGGCCAGGAAGGGCAAGTGGGTTGGAAAAGGCAAAGGCAGGTGAGTGTAGAACCTTGGTGTTTTTCCCCTTCTGGCTTAGGGCTGTGAGCTCATAAGTAGAATGTTCtcggctgggtggctgggtgctGCTTTGCTTCACCTACCCTCTCAGTGTGACCCTCAGCCAGTTTATTCAGCACGTTGGCTGGGCCCTCCCTCTGTCCCAGACACTGCAGACTGTGGGGGAGTCTCTGACAAGTCTGGGTCTTAGACTCACTCAGAGGATAGGCTGAACCTCTCTCACagtgttctctcactctcttaccTGCGTTGGGGGAGCTCTCACTGTGTTGTCTCATTCACTGTGCTTGGCCTAGGGGACACGGAGGTGGGCCTGTAGGATTGTGGGGGAGCTGAGCTGTAGGAAGATTCTGGGGCACGCCCACACAAGGGAGTATAGATCAGACTAAAGATAACTACCTTTGGGAGAGAGGAATCTTCCAATGGGGGAGAGATGGGTCCTCAGAAGCAGTGCTGTTCCCATCCTAGGGAAGTTAAGCCTGTGAGCTGGAAGGTAAATTCCAGAACCTGGGGGGCGGCCCTCGGTGGCACCTTCCCGATCACGCTCTGCACTTGATGGGCCTGCAGCGGTCCGCTGGGTGATCCACGCTTGCAGTTCGCTCTCCCTTATTTGCTGCAACCtgattttacatttctaacaaccCTAAGAGAGGAGGGGGTTAGACAGGAACTTGGGACAGGGCCAGAGAACTCTAGTTTGGGGCTGGTGGCATGCATTTGACTGGCTCCAGCCCTAAACTTCCCAGGTACCCCTGACAATTGTGACAAATGGATGCAGAAGAAAAATTCTAATCTCATGCTCTGTGTATGTCTTTTCTTAAGATGTTCAAAGGCATATTTGGCTCTGACCATCAATGATAATGAGGCCACAGTCACGATGACCACAGACTCCACCAATGGGTCCTATCCCAGCATCCGGTGTTGTGAAGAATGTAACTTGAATGCCAACTCGAACCCCCTGCCACCGTGATTCTGTGATGTAACCAAAAGCCGTGGACTTGGCACAAAAATCT
Protein-coding regions in this window:
- the FAM24A gene encoding protein FAM24A — protein: MLDLKIIIALGGGLLIVTFVLMAVVICLYYKVANALKCSKAYLALTINDNEATVTMTTDSTNGSYPSIRCCEECNLNANSNPLPP